AGCCACTGAGAGGATCTATCATCCGGCCATTGGTGTTCATGGTGTGCTTGATGTGGCGCCACCACGTAGGATATTGGGGCTGGTTTAGCCAGGGAACAGAAGGATTGGCAAAGGGAAACACGACACAACTCAACAGGTGTGCCATCTATGAGGGGTTCAACAGGTTGCAGTGCTGACAGTTTAAAAGAAAGGGGCATAGGAGATCAATTTGTTAAAAGAAAGGGGCATAGGAGATCAGTTCGTTAAGCCCCCGGGGGCTAAGAGTATCCAAGCGATGAATCCACTTCAGCTCAGTCTGTAGTAATAGTTTTTCACGGTCGCCCCCTCGAGGAGGGCTGGGGACGCAGTCAATGATCATACTACGCAGGGACGCCAATGTATGTTTGCATTCCACGAAGTGTTGTGCCACAGGGGTGTCTCCACTTCCTTTTCCTAGTGCTGCCCTGATGGTAGATCTATGGTTTGCCATCCTGTCTCTGAAGTTGGtaattgttttccccacatacatcagcccacacgggcatttaatgatgtaaatgatgtacTTGGAAGTACAGGTTAGTCTGTGCTTAATCATGATTTGTTTCCCCGAGTGTGGGTGGGAGAATGTGGATCCAGGCTTGGAATTGGAGAGCCACGTAGTAGGTGTAGGAGGTTGGTAGCAATGTGTTGGATCTGTGTTTACCAGCTGGTCCCTCAGGTTTCTGCCTCTCTTGTACGCAATCCGTGGCGGCTGTTTGAAAAGGGGTGGGAGAGTTCTGTCTCTTTGCACTATAGACCAATGATCAAGTAAAGCAATACTTGATCATTGGTCTATAGTGCAAAGAGACAGAACTCTCCCACCCCTTTTCAGCTGGTAAACACAGATCAAACACATTGCTACCAACCTCCTACACCTACTACGTGGCTCTCCAATTCCAAGCCTGGGTGTTTCAGATGCACTGATTGCACCACTTGCAGACAACTATTGACTGGATCCACATTCTCCCACCCACACTCGGGGAAACAAATCATGATTAAGCACAGACTAACCTGTACTTCCAAgtacatcatttacatcattaaatgcccgtgtgggctgatgtatgtggggaaaacaattaCCAACTTCAGAGACAGGATGGCAAACCATAGATCTACCATCAGGGCAGCACTAGGAAAAGGAAGTGGAGACACCCCTGTGGCACAACACTTCGTGGAATGCAAACATACATTGGCGTCCCTGCGTAGTATGATCATTGACTGCGTCCCCAGCCCTCCTCGAGGGGGCGACCGTGAAAAACTATTACTACAGACTGAGCTGAAGTGGATTCATCGCTTGGATACTCTTAGCCCCCGGGGGCTTAACGAACTGATCTCCTATGCCCCTTTCTTTTAACAAATTGATCTCCTATGCCCCTTTCTTTTAAACTGTCAGCACTGCAACCTGTTGAACCCCTCATAGATGGCACACCTGTTGAGTTGTGTCGTGTTTCCCTTTGCCAATCCTTCTGTTCCCTGGCTAAACCAGCCCCAATATCCTACGTGGTGGCGCCACATCAAGCACACCATGAACACCAATGGCCGGATGATAGATCCTCTCAGTGGCTCTGAAAGAACATTCACTGTATTTGCCCAAGCCATCAGGGCACGCTTCACACCTGTGCACACTGGCGGGGCTCCATGCTGGATTAGTTTACATGTGACTGAGGACAAAGTGATATATTGAGCTATAGCCTCTATATGTGTACTTGGCACTTGAACCTAAGTGTATCTCTCCCAGCTGCTATTCCAACTTTTCCATCCCTAGACCCTGGCCTTATATTGTTTGCCGTGCCTGTCATGTTCTATATTGATAACATTAACTCTGTGTTTTTACCCGCAGATCGATAGGTGGTTGCTATGTATATATCCCATGGTAACCATGTCCTCCTATTTGACAGCATGACAAGGGCTCTTGAACAAATATGGCCAACATATACGGCGATCTTGAATTACGGCAGAGCTGTGCTGTGGAGGAAGTGATGACCCTGAGTGTACCCCTTGATCTCTAAGTATACACAGCAGGTGCCTTGCCACAGCGCGGACCATCAGCGCCGACATACGTGCAATGGTTACCAGAAGAGGGCTCCTTAGCAACTCCGCTTGCCCTGTGGGCCGCCGCAAGCATAGTCACTGGAGTTGGTGATAGAGCCAGACATAGAACCACTGATAGTGCTGATACGCTTATGGTGCCGTTGGTCTTGTGACACAGACTGTGAGAAATATGGAGCCGCCGGCAAGCTGTCAAGTGATGCCTAAGAAGGGATTGCTATACAAAGTGGGTTGCTAGGCATGGACCCCATGGCTACTCCGCCCCTACTGAACATAGCGCCACCCACAGGCAACTGACCGTAAGACACGGACACTGGGACAGATGTGGAGCTCCCCGGCAATCCCTCCTACCCTTTATACGGCTGACTCTCTTCAAGTGATCACGCGCAATGCCACCTTTGTCGTCGGCAATGTGACACGAAGTGCTTCAACGAACGCTGGTCCATCAATGACGCCGCAGGCCACGGAAACCTCTGACATCGGCTACGAACCCAGAGAAATACAGAATCGCCTTTAGCCGAATTGAGAAGTTCCTTCAGTCGGCGGGTAATTATCAGACTTTTTATTAAGCACCGCTGGTTAAAAGACTTTACTTTATCTTTATTAGTGCTGCTAACGGTTAATATTACCGGAGCGCTCCCTCGGATATACACACAATGTATTCTATGTTCTTCCTGTGCAGGCAGCTTTACAATGTTGCATATTGGTTGCAACTTTGACATGATGTTACTATAACTTATTTTGTTATCTTTGATCTGTTTATTCTTTGTTTGTTGCATTTTTGATTTGTTTACCTTGTTCACTTATGGAAAATCCCCCACACACGTCACTGTGACGTCACTATGTACTGTTTCCCGCCATTCTAGGGTTTAAATGGTTGGTGAGTGTTTGTaagttcactttgagaaaggcttgagtgtgagccgaaacgttagtcgtttttgatccaaataaacaccttttttgattttgataagtcctgtgagtgcaagcttctttatttcactatatatatatatatatatatacacgcattTGGAAATGGTAGAACTTGactgtttttgggttttttttctcaactgCAACTAATTTAGAGCTGTTTGCTGAACGTTTTGTTTAAAAGGTGAACATGGATTTTGATAACACTGTATCCAATTACAATACATTGTGCAATTCAAGCCTGGCAAGGTTGCAATCTAAGGTTTACTGAGGCACGATGGGCTATAATGACATATAGAATATGTCTGCCACTGATCCGTAGCAATAACAGCCAGGGATTAGAAGCATTGTTGGTGATTCCATGGCCAAACCCCTGAGCAAACTTGTTCTGCAACCCTGATCCCTTTTATGAACCAATTAAAACTTTCTACTGATAATCTTTTTGTTTATAAGGCCAGTGCAGATAATATCAGGCCAAAATCAACTCTGATATCATCCTACGTGGGAGACTGTTTGTAACCTTCAGAAACAACAGTGTTTTTTTGcctatatttaaaggaacagtaaatatTTACCAGCAGCACAGCCGTCAATAAACTTGGGGCAACCACAACATATAAACTGGCCAGCAAACATGGGGTACCTCCCACAATTCACTCTACGTATTGTTCTTGCCTGTTCCCCACATCAGATTGTTTCATTACTTTCAGGTGTTTGTTTATAAGCAGAGATGGTTTTAATTGAGCTCTGAATATTCATTATATGTTACAATATCAGTGTTCTCCCCTTCTTGACGTTGGCTGGAGGCACAAAACTGAAGGTTCCTGTTTCTGTTCTGTTAGTACAATTCTAATAACAACCTGCTGGTGAATGTTGCAGCAAAGAGGCTGCAATTTAGGCTGCTACATTATATTGCACTTTATCCTGCAAGAAAAGTTATTCTGTAGTCGCCTGACAAGGCAGGCAGTGCAAGTAGCCAGGGAAAAATGTGACCCCCCTACTTATTGGCTATTACAGATATTTATAAATGACAGTCTGCACCTCCATTTTGATGGGGCATTTGTACAGAAAGGAAAGAAGTGTTTCTGTGTAGCCAATCAGGAAGGAGAACTTCTGTTTGGGAAACTTTCGGATAAAGATAGCACAGATGATTAGCAGATTGGCACGGCGCTTAATCACAATCTCGTTAGCCAGGCAGCCGTGGAATGTGCCGAATATAAACCTGCGGATGAAGACGTCTTTTACGGTGCGTTCTGCTGTGCTGCCCTCTCTATCCAAGTTACCTGGAAAAGCAAAAGGCTGGTGCAATCAGCATCTGCACAGATCCTAATGAGACATGAGAAGGGCTCCGTCCTCCAGTCATGATTTTATTAAACTGtcctatatacatacatattaatgTTATCGGACAATGTAATTGCAACTcagctttctgttctctgcacttctggttctgaaaCAATGCACTATATCAGATgaaatagaaaaaggctagaaatgctgtattttgaatactaaacataaacatgaacttactgcaccacaagcctaatcaaacaaatgatttatgctttcaaagttggacacagggggtcaccattttgttactttgttaaacatctttgcaagactaagactcagtgcacatgctcagtgtggtctgggctgcttagggattgttataaattatcaaaacagcacaagtcaaataatatctgccagaagccgatacagcaagtctgattaataatcagaatatacagactgcactgggtcctgtgttgtcatgtaatcgaatgtggattttatagtttttgtattgtttaatacaaactttctccaaatctgcagaaccagtggctgcagcaaaacaatcctccaaatagatttccagtttctttttaaatctggctccatgatctttgtccctgcagctagagttggaaacagtaaaggggatgtaaaggcaaaaaagaaatccaaaacaaatctctacacagtcatcgactgctctacaggaaaacaaacaaagctgcttgagttctgcacggctgggaagtaaggctaatgttcataagtatgattgtttccctgcagagcagttagggaccatctgacaattgcaatccacagcagtaaaagaaggaagaattttactgcatacagtcaggtttcttataaaaacggtacactttttttttaattaaagtatattggagataggtttctttttcattaaagaaagtaaaaatgggatttattttttttgcctttacatgccctttaacattccgacttctgctacaatgtttccATGAATTTTAACCAATGGCAGCCTTATTGGACAGAGAAATGGTTGCACATTGCAGAAGGTAGAATGGGCTTAGCAAATGAAAACGGTTACTAAGCTGCCCCACTTGCTCAACTATAGAGCACATTTACCACAATGGCCAATTCACCCTGCCAAAGCCAGTTGCTCCCAAAACATGAACGCAATACTCCAGACCCAGCCATtcctagggtttccaccttttatCTTCGCTAATACGGGCCTTTGGGTCAGAGGCAGGCCATGGGGGCTATGGAGGCAGGGAACTGGGCAGGTGGGGAATTAAATGAGACAGAGGAAGGCTTGTGGTTATAAGGAATGATCAGCAGCAGAAAGGGAAGGGATTATAGGGCATTATAAATGTATAGGCAAGACATTGTCAATACCGGTGAAGACCCTAACTGTTGATTTAACGGCTAGGCCAGTGAAATATCGCCCAGGTGGTAACTGTAACCATTCCATATGCAAACTGCAGCCCTTAATCATTCCACAATTGGACTGTCCCTACTGCTCTGGGGCCCAATAGGACTCCCTGATTCCCCATAATGGTTGCCCCTGACTGCACACAATGAGCTGGAAATCAGATGAGCAGCAATATGCTGGGGACTGGAATGTGTGCCGTTGTCCTTAGCCACAGCCACCAACAACACCACGTGGTGTTTGGCTTTTAGTGATCAGTACAGCAAAGACCCACTCACTTGTGTGCTGAGACAACCAGCCTTTTCTGTGTGCAATATAATGTGGAGGATGCGCCTCTTCATAGGTCACAGGCTTGTCTCCTTTACCCACTCGCACTCGGGCAGCTCGGTTCTACAAGGGAAAATTGAAATGGGAGATTGTCAAGACATTTTACTGGCCAACCATGGATATGGCAAAACAAAGCGCTAAGGGCATATTTTCTTAGTGAGTCAAACAAGACTACTGTACCCCTGCAAACGCAGTATTTCAAGTGCCCTTTGCAGGTGTGagtgttgtttatatatatactgacgtTTTCTTCTTACTAAAAGGCACCCCCCCCCACACTATCTTTTTTGGAGATGCTTTGTTGTTTTGCCTGCAGTGCAATCCCCTGTGATGCTGTTGCGCGGCAATGTTTAGAAAGAAAAACTGGTGGGAAGTGGCACGGCACTAATAATAACTAAATAAAgagcctctttaaaggagaaggaaaggttacaactaagtaagctttatcagaaaggtctatataaatacaccattaaaccctcaaagtaatgctgctctgagtcctctgtcaaaagaaacacagcatttctttgcttctattgtgtacacatgggcttctgtatcagacttcctgttttcatcttcaacctccagggcttgggcttgagcatgctcagtttgctcctcactccccgccccctccttttcccccctccctcctgccctctctgtaatctgagcccagagcagggagagactcaggcaggaagtgatgtcacatcaagctataatggcagctgttatcctaaacaaacagagagagtttctagagctgtttactcagtatggtaaaacattctgcagaataaatatagtgttatagcttgaactattgtagctaatctattggcaataaactgctccgGTTGCTTTCTTTCTACTTTAAATCAGCTTTTAGCTgcttttttttaggggggggggggtctgtaatAAGAATCAATGCtttcaccatttatttttaaacataagccTGGCACAAGTCTGTGAgagcttaaagggccagtaacaccagaaaataaatatcactaattctgcattatttctagaATTCAGGTTAGGCCTCTTACAAAATACCAGTACGTGTACCTGTAGGGCTTTTGGGAGCTGGACTGGGTCTTTGGCAACAGATAAAATAACTGACAGTAACAAAGAGCAATAAAACGTAGGATGTCAGAAATGACTGGTATGAGGTATGGTATCAGATAAATACTttcctatttttgtttttcatgtgcATTGTTTCCTGGTACCTGCTTGTGTGCTAAGGGTCATGTCAGACCCAGTGGTTTCTCCACCAACAAATTTCTACAAGTGGAGGATTGCTCAGAACGGCCCAAGTTTGGGCACTTGTCTACTGGCTGAGAGAACATCCCAATTACCAGGAGCCATAGAAACTAAGCTGCCTCAtattaacatatacagtaattgcattttctttggtgaaagcagtatttaaatatttaaatcattgTTAATTTAGTAAGCATTATTATTGCTTCATCTAAGGATGGTGGGAAAAAATGGGCAAGGAATGGACATGAaagcaaatggagaaaaaaaagtgtgtgcACTGCCAGACAACACCAGAAACtgaatatattagggatgcaccaaatccactattttggaatcggccgaaccaaaatctgaatcctaatttccatgtgcaaattaggggtgggaaggagaaaatatttttacttccttgttttgtgacaaaaagtcacacgatttccctcccgcccctaatttgcatatgcaatttaggattcggattctgttcagcagggcagaaggatttggccgaatccgactgaaaaaagccaaatcctggccgaatcccgaactgaatcctggattcggtgcatccctagaatatatAAATTGTATGGGGTTGGGGAATAATTATTAAAGAATTGTGTAGTCACATTGAATTATCTCGTATGATCATGAGTCATCTCCCTTGTGCTGAAGGATAAGGTCATCTTGAATTTCTTCAAATTTGACTGTATTTTGGAAATATGTTTTGGACAGATATTGTCATAACATGATGTCTTTTAGTGAACAGAAGAATAAAGGCAAAGAGCAATGCATCACATCTACTACATCACCGCTTACACACTGTACTAAGGTCAGGGAAATGTACAGAAATGTTGCTGGCTGCAATTCTCAAACTGTCACCTCCCAATGAGTCACTGGGAATCACCTGAAGCACCAACACAGGTGCTTTCACTTCATTCCATTGTATTAAACCACTGACTATTTCTCTTTAGGCTCTGAAAAACACAGGGGACAAAGGGCCAAAAAACACTGCcatgttttaaagggattgtttatctttaaataaatttttagtatggtgtagagagtgatattctgagacaatttgcaattggttttcattttttactatttgtggtttttgagttatttagttttttattcagcagctctctggtttacaatttcatcaatctggttgctagggttcaaattactctagcaaccatgcattgatttgaatgagagactggcatatgaatagtaataaaaagtagcaataacaatacatttgtagccttacagggcatttgttttttagatgggggtaaATGACTAACAtttgaagacaaataattcaaaaactataaaaaaaataaacaatgaagaccaattggttagaattagccattctataacatactaaaagttaaattaaaggtgaaccacccctttaaaaaaagaagtaaagtttaacaaagaaaTACACTTGAAAAATTAACGGTCCGCTCCAAGCTCCTTCTCTGCTCGACTCTCATTCAGGCAGCTCCTATCTCGTATGTCCCCAGATCCTCAGCCAACAGCGTCCCCATTGTATTGATACtgcataaatatacaaaataggcGGCACTCAGGATAAAAAATGTGGGTTTGTTGTAGTAGGCTGCTGGTTAaaatgcctgacgcgtttcgggatacactcccttaaaggagaactaaaccctaaaaatgaatagggataaaaatgcaatattttatatactgaacttattgcaccagcctaaagtgtcagcttgtcaatagcagcaatgatccaggacttcaaacttgtcacagggggtcaccatcttggaaagtgtctgtgacactcacatgctcagtgggctctgagcagctgttgagaagctaagcttagtggtcgtcactaattatccagcagaaaatgaggtttatctgtaatataagctgatgctacagggctgattattaaattctgatgctaattgcactggtttatgtgctgccatgtagtaattatctgtagtaattactaatcagccttatattgtgacatttctattctatgtgtactgtatattgtgcgtcagtccctaagctcagtaagtgacagcagcacagagcatgtgcagtgaatcagcagaaaagaagatggggagctactggggcatctttggagacacagatctttactgctaaagggctgtggttgccttgggctggtacagaagcccaaaacataatatacaatatttctacCCTATGTCttcagttaggctttacttctcatTTAATAATAGgctcagtgtcagactgacccGGCAGGACACCgtgaaaatacccggtgggcccccgccgggccagaccccctctccaaAACAGTTTTTCAAGTATGCCGAGCGTCGCTTCGCCTCACAGTAGGTAGCGGGGGGCCATacacagcagtcccggtgggccctgggccccccagtccgatcctgCATAGGCTTTATTGCCCATTTTGTGTATTTATGCATTAACAAAGATGTAGGCTggaaatgctacacattatgttCTGGGATTCTGTTGCAGGCCAAGGCAGTGAAAATCTGAGCCTCTTAAGATGAACCTGCTAGGTCACATGCTCCAGTCACTTACTTGAGCTTAGGGTCACAATACATATTACGAGGctgatcactagtgatgggcaaatttattcgccaggcgtgaattcacagtgaatttctgcattttgccgcaGGCGAATTTGGAGTAAAAAATTTGTCCAAagttttttgacactggcatcgaaattgacgccggcaaattgtcgccggtgtcaaaattgcaGTTTCGATcaattttcgccgttttgcgaatttcgcaggaaatttgcaaaattcacggtgaagcaaaacgggacaaatttgcccatcactactgatcatATTACAGGACAGCTGAGAGGCAAGAGTGCATTTCGGTATTCTGTGTAGCACCTCATTACCATCTCCAATAGATGTTATAGGGCAGCTCCTggaggttcagtatataaaatacttcatttctatccatattaaagttcaggctttagttctcctatacgGGTTTTATATAATCAACTTAAATATCACCAATCAATCCGTCATCAATCCAAAACACCACCCACTTTTCAggactaaaagtggccatacacgggccgataaaagctgccaacaagctgccaacagaccgtgttggcagcttattggcccgtgtatggggccccccgacgggcttcaccgatcgagatctggccaaaagtcggccagatctcgatcggatgggatgaaaaatcccgtcggatcgtggccacatctatctacctcaaggtgggcatatcgtggagagatccgctcgtttggcgacatcaccaaaagagcagatctctcagtgtatggccaccttaagattgcTTGCTGTCCTGTGGAAATCATTAGGATGTATGTGCTTTATCAACAGGAAGGAGAGTTTTAAAGATGTTAACTAATGTCAAGTTTACCTATAGGCAGACAGACGTGGTCTGAATGGAGCGGCTTTGAACTTGTGCCAGTAGTGAGCTTTCTGTTCTTCTTATTAACATGTGGTGAAGACAAAGGTAAAACATTcggctgtagagagtgatattctaagacaatttgcaattggttttcattttttattatctgtggtttttgagttatttatctttttattcagcagctcttcaatttgcatcttaaccaatctagTAAatatggtccaaattatcctagcaaccatgcattgatttgaataagaaactggaatataaataggagaggctgaATGGAATgagaagtaataaaaactaacaataacaatacattgtagccttacagagcatttgtattttagaagagagtcagtgacccccatttgaaagctgcaaagaaagaagaagaaaaacaaataactacaaaactataaaaaaaaatgaaaaccaattgaaaagttgcttagaattggctgttctataacataataaaagttaccttaacctttaatacagataattactacatggcagctcagaaaccagtgcatttagcattagaatttaataatcagccctgtagcatcagcttatattacagaccaacctcattttctgctggataattagtgacgagccctaagcttagcttctcaacagctgctcagagcccactgagcatgtgagtgtcacagacactttccaagatggtgaccccctgtgacaagtttgaagtcctggatcattgctgctattgacaagctgacactttaggctggtgcagtaagttcagtatataaaatatggcatttttaaccatattcatttttagggtttagttctcctttaacaaatgggATGACTGATACCCCTCCATACTGTCTGTCCACCAACATGACAAAGATGCTTGAAGAAattctgacaccagaaattaaactcttttttacatctatcataatattgcctttgaaagttacttataactttgccataaagtatttgcccaaagcttttacattacctgtctgatcccccatgttcctgtatgaggggctgacatatttgtgcagcaggagtccgttagcattagaaactctaactgacaggctgagatcggaagtgtcggactgggacaccaggggcccaccaaaaacccttagaccaggggcccactctaagtattattttcttcctctcctcactcaacctctattctcctattctcttttctttatatactataacctAGTATTCCAtcgatttagcctctttattctcatagaaataggcaatgaccatgaaataggccaaatgtttagaagcaagaggtcccactgacac
Above is a genomic segment from Xenopus laevis strain J_2021 chromosome 3L, Xenopus_laevis_v10.1, whole genome shotgun sequence containing:
- the LOC108710319 gene encoding 28S ribosomal protein S24-A, mitochondrial, with protein sequence MYTYQKNRAARVRVGKGDKPVTYEEAHPPHYIAHRKGWLSQHTSNLDREGSTAERTVKDVFIRRFIFGTFHGCLANEIVIKRRANLLIICAIFIRKFPKQKFSFLIGYTETLLSFLYKCPIKMEVQTVIYKYL